Proteins found in one Vespula pensylvanica isolate Volc-1 chromosome 10, ASM1446617v1, whole genome shotgun sequence genomic segment:
- the LOC122632662 gene encoding EH domain-binding protein 1 isoform X2, protein MSSVWKRLQRVNKRAAKFQFTVSYHEVTLETTTKWKPNKLSVVWTRRSRRVSTEPLDWEPNLSDPLKGVISWPVPDNHTVSVTLFKDPRTHELEDKDWSFVIEDVSSTGKRRHVAAANINMKKYATLESSQQQLKLDLKPTSKKIVSATLECTLSCVFLREGKATDEDMQSMASLMSVNNNSDIAPLDDFDNEDIPEDVEEVIVKNMDEILDISAQLDLMTSSLTESELPSTPISVASLSKDDTTPVNDDDHFIREISLTGIGDSLKDKSPLKDNVAAENDKNIEHSSLRLPLQPLDFKKNEMNMPKLKEVTPGQDLLEWCKEVTKDYPGVKVTNLTTSWRNGMAFCSIIHHFRPDLIDIESLLSHDVKGNCKKAFDAGEALGIPRVIEPADMDILTVPDKLAVMTYLYQLRAHFTGHELEVHQIGKTTDESSYMIGRFNTDNNTDVSVQLFGQEIINLRKKEQMEQRNNKTDSNRRSNPFDNNQYKKDDISIDTIKNKLHLSLNADNQDDQFNKDKSPSSVKDVKDIILASSKSILGKVLSPTKEKYASREKDSINTVDKGSRGNSECQSASPPHGEQRAQHPLVSRHDELRERARQLLEQARNQSKPAGIVSVATSPVETQSDDERQQQLRERARRLIAEVKMGVNVNPSQNNDDNNSDRRSMDDQNNSPRRSVTPSTPGDRLSIKSEYNGNILGNTSDVEKKTGSPLYSFSKIIERISPDKTSPDRTPYSLRGLGKDMTSYIQNELEALEREQTQIDIQAGKLEKQLRAAMESDNEDETERLMSLWFTLVNKKNALLRRQMQLNILEKEDDLERRFELLNRELRSILAVEDWRKTTEQKMRENLLLEELVSIVNKRDELVHHLDTQERAIEDDDEIERDLSRAGLAQRNKNCVVQ, encoded by the exons ATGAGTTCGGTTTGGAAACGACTTCAACGAGTAAACAAAAGAGCGGCGAAATTCCAATTTACCGTTTCGTATCACGAGGTCACTCTCGAGACAACAACGAAATG GAAACCAAACAAATTAAGCGTTGTATGGACAAGACGTAGTAGAAGAGTTAGTACAGAACCTTTGGATTGGGAACCAAATTTAAGCGATCCATTGAAAGGTGTTATTAGTTGGCCAGTTCCAGACAATCATACAGTTTCTGTAACGTTGTTCAAAGATCCTAGGACTCATGAATTAGAAGACAAGGATTGGTCTTTTGTTATTGAAGAT gtTTCTTCTACGGGTAAAAGACGACATGTAGCTGCTGCAAATATAAACATGAAAAAGTATGCTACACTCGAATCTAGTCAGCAACAACTTAAATTAGATTTGAAACCGACTTCCAAAAAAATTGTTAGTGCTACATTAGAATGTACATTGTCGTGTGTATTTTTGAGAGAAGGCAAAGCAAC ggACGAAGACATGCAGAGTATGGCTAGTTTGATGTCAGTTAATAATAACAGCGATATTGCTCCATTAGATGATTTTGATAATGAGGATATACCCGAAGATGTAGAAGAGGTTATAGTCAAAAATATGGATGAAATTTTAGATATCTCTGCTCAACTTGATTTAATGACAAGTAGTCTTACAGAAAGCGAATTACCTAGTACTCCAATCAGTg TGGCAAGTTTATCTAAAGATGATACAACTCCTGTAAATGACGATGATCATTTCATACGCGAAATAAGTTTAACAGGAATTGGAGATAGCTTGAAAGACAAGTCACCTTTAAAGGATAATGTTGCGGCTGAAAATGA CAAAAATATCGAACATAGCTCATTGAGATTGCCACTGCAACCATTGGactttaaaaagaatgaaatgaatatgCCTAAATTAAAGGAAGTTACACCTGGTCAAGATTTGTTGGAATGGTGTAAAGAAGTAACAAAAGACTATCCTGGTGTTAAAGTTACTAACTTGACAACATCTTGGAGAAATGGAATGGCATTTTGTTCTATTATTCATCATTTTAGACCTGATCTTAT TGATATAGAATCTTTATTATCACATGATGTAAAAGGTAATTGTAAAAAAGCATTTGATGCTGGAGAAGCTCTAGGAATACCTAGAGTGATAGAGCCTGCTGATATGGATATCTTAACTGTACCTGATAAATTAGCTGTGATgacatatttatatcaattgaGAGCACATTTCACAGGACATGAATTGGag gTACATCAAATAGGTAAAACAACTGATGAATCTTCTTATATGATTGGTAGATTTAATACAGATAATAATACAGATGTAAGTGTACAATTGTTCGgtcaagaaataattaatttacgtaAAAAGGAGCAAAtggaacaaagaaataataaaactgaCAGTAATAGACG GTCGAATCcatttgataataatcaatataaaaaggatGATATCAGTattgatacgataaaaaataaattacatttgaGTTTAAATGCAGATAATCAAGATGATCAATTTAATAAAGACAAATCACCTTCCAGTGTAAAAGATGTTAAAGATATTATACTTGCTAGTTCAAAGAGCATTTTGGGAAAAGTTTTATCcccaacaaaagaaaaatatgcatCTAGAGAAAag gACTCGATTAATACTGTTGATAAAGGAAGTCGCGGTAATTCAGAATGTCAAAGTGCTTCACCTCCGCATGGAGAGCAACGTGCACAACAT ccGTTAGTTAGTCGGCATGACGAATTGAGGGAACGTGCGAGACAGTTATTGGAACAAGCCAGAAATCAATCGAAGCCTGCTGGCATTGTTTCCGTTGCTACCAGTCCAGTTGAG ACTCAAAGCGACGATGAAAGACAACAACAATTACGTGAAAGAGCAAGACGTTTGATAGCAGAAGTAAAAATGGGTGTTAATGTTAATCCAAGtcaaaataatgatgataataatagtgatagAAGATCAATGGATGATCAAAATAATAGTCCAAGAAGAAGTGTTACACCATCCACACCTGGAGATAGATTAAGCATAAAG tcCGAGTATAATGGAAATATATTAGGTAATACAAGTGACGTGGAAAAGAAAACTGGCTCGCCTTTGTATTCGTTCTCTAAAATCATAGAAAGAATTTCTCCTGATAAAACTAGTCCTGATAGAACTCCGTATTCTCTTAGAGGC TTGGGTAAAGATATGACATCATATATTCAAAACGAACTCGAAGCTTTGGAGAGAGAACAAACTCAGATAGATATACAAGCTGGTAAACTTGAGAAACAACTCAGAGCTGCCATGGAAAGTGATAATGAAGATGAAACTGAAAGACTGATGTCTCTATGGTTTACGCttgttaataagaaaaatgcttTATTGAGAAGGCAAatgcaattaaatatatt agaaaaagaagatgatttAGAACGTCGTTTCGAACTTTTAAATCGGGAATTAAGAAGCATTCTTGCTGTGGAAGATTGGAGAAAGACAACTGAACAAAAAATGCGTGAAAATTTATTGTTGGAAGAATTAGTGTCAATTGTTAACAAAAGAGATGAGTTAGTGCATCATCTTGATACTCAAGAAAGAGC TATCGAGGATGACGATGAAATAGAACGCGATTTATCACGAGCAGGTTTAGCTcagcgaaataaaaattgtgtcGTGCAATGA
- the LOC122632662 gene encoding EH domain-binding protein 1 isoform X1, protein MSSVWKRLQRVNKRAAKFQFTVSYHEVTLETTTKWKPNKLSVVWTRRSRRVSTEPLDWEPNLSDPLKGVISWPVPDNHTVSVTLFKDPRTHELEDKDWSFVIEDVSSTGKRRHVAAANINMKKYATLESSQQQLKLDLKPTSKKIVSATLECTLSCVFLREGKATDEDMQSMASLMSVNNNSDIAPLDDFDNEDIPEDVEEVIVKNMDEILDISAQLDLMTSSLTESELPSTPISVASLSKDDTTPVNDDDHFIREISLTGIGDSLKDKSPLKDNVAAENDKNIEHSSLRLPLQPLDFKKNEMNMPKLKEVTPGQDLLEWCKEVTKDYPGVKVTNLTTSWRNGMAFCSIIHHFRPDLIDIESLLSHDVKGNCKKAFDAGEALGIPRVIEPADMDILTVPDKLAVMTYLYQLRAHFTGHELEVHQIGKTTDESSYMIGRFNTDNNTDVSVQLFGQEIINLRKKEQMEQRNNKTDSNRRSNPFDNNQYKKDDISIDTIKNKLHLSLNADNQDDQFNKDKSPSSVKDVKDIILASSKSILGKVLSPTKEKYASREKSKSPPRIPQAQQRPILMTRRQLTDPFGSDDEEENIQIIDDKWSQSISITKSQSPVRDDSINTVDKGSRGNSECQSASPPHGEQRAQHPLVSRHDELRERARQLLEQARNQSKPAGIVSVATSPVETQSDDERQQQLRERARRLIAEVKMGVNVNPSQNNDDNNSDRRSMDDQNNSPRRSVTPSTPGDRLSIKSEYNGNILGNTSDVEKKTGSPLYSFSKIIERISPDKTSPDRTPYSLRGLGKDMTSYIQNELEALEREQTQIDIQAGKLEKQLRAAMESDNEDETERLMSLWFTLVNKKNALLRRQMQLNILEKEDDLERRFELLNRELRSILAVEDWRKTTEQKMRENLLLEELVSIVNKRDELVHHLDTQERAIEDDDEIERDLSRAGLAQRNKNCVVQ, encoded by the exons ATGAGTTCGGTTTGGAAACGACTTCAACGAGTAAACAAAAGAGCGGCGAAATTCCAATTTACCGTTTCGTATCACGAGGTCACTCTCGAGACAACAACGAAATG GAAACCAAACAAATTAAGCGTTGTATGGACAAGACGTAGTAGAAGAGTTAGTACAGAACCTTTGGATTGGGAACCAAATTTAAGCGATCCATTGAAAGGTGTTATTAGTTGGCCAGTTCCAGACAATCATACAGTTTCTGTAACGTTGTTCAAAGATCCTAGGACTCATGAATTAGAAGACAAGGATTGGTCTTTTGTTATTGAAGAT gtTTCTTCTACGGGTAAAAGACGACATGTAGCTGCTGCAAATATAAACATGAAAAAGTATGCTACACTCGAATCTAGTCAGCAACAACTTAAATTAGATTTGAAACCGACTTCCAAAAAAATTGTTAGTGCTACATTAGAATGTACATTGTCGTGTGTATTTTTGAGAGAAGGCAAAGCAAC ggACGAAGACATGCAGAGTATGGCTAGTTTGATGTCAGTTAATAATAACAGCGATATTGCTCCATTAGATGATTTTGATAATGAGGATATACCCGAAGATGTAGAAGAGGTTATAGTCAAAAATATGGATGAAATTTTAGATATCTCTGCTCAACTTGATTTAATGACAAGTAGTCTTACAGAAAGCGAATTACCTAGTACTCCAATCAGTg TGGCAAGTTTATCTAAAGATGATACAACTCCTGTAAATGACGATGATCATTTCATACGCGAAATAAGTTTAACAGGAATTGGAGATAGCTTGAAAGACAAGTCACCTTTAAAGGATAATGTTGCGGCTGAAAATGA CAAAAATATCGAACATAGCTCATTGAGATTGCCACTGCAACCATTGGactttaaaaagaatgaaatgaatatgCCTAAATTAAAGGAAGTTACACCTGGTCAAGATTTGTTGGAATGGTGTAAAGAAGTAACAAAAGACTATCCTGGTGTTAAAGTTACTAACTTGACAACATCTTGGAGAAATGGAATGGCATTTTGTTCTATTATTCATCATTTTAGACCTGATCTTAT TGATATAGAATCTTTATTATCACATGATGTAAAAGGTAATTGTAAAAAAGCATTTGATGCTGGAGAAGCTCTAGGAATACCTAGAGTGATAGAGCCTGCTGATATGGATATCTTAACTGTACCTGATAAATTAGCTGTGATgacatatttatatcaattgaGAGCACATTTCACAGGACATGAATTGGag gTACATCAAATAGGTAAAACAACTGATGAATCTTCTTATATGATTGGTAGATTTAATACAGATAATAATACAGATGTAAGTGTACAATTGTTCGgtcaagaaataattaatttacgtaAAAAGGAGCAAAtggaacaaagaaataataaaactgaCAGTAATAGACG GTCGAATCcatttgataataatcaatataaaaaggatGATATCAGTattgatacgataaaaaataaattacatttgaGTTTAAATGCAGATAATCAAGATGATCAATTTAATAAAGACAAATCACCTTCCAGTGTAAAAGATGTTAAAGATATTATACTTGCTAGTTCAAAGAGCATTTTGGGAAAAGTTTTATCcccaacaaaagaaaaatatgcatCTAGAGAAAag AGCAAGTCTCCACCCAGAATACCTCAAGCGCAGCAACGTCCTATACTTATGACACGCCGGCAATTAACAGACCCATTTGGGTCtgacgacgaggaggaaaatattcaaattatcgATGACAAATGGTCTCAATCAATTTCTATTACCAAATCGCAATCGCCAGTTCGTGAT gACTCGATTAATACTGTTGATAAAGGAAGTCGCGGTAATTCAGAATGTCAAAGTGCTTCACCTCCGCATGGAGAGCAACGTGCACAACAT ccGTTAGTTAGTCGGCATGACGAATTGAGGGAACGTGCGAGACAGTTATTGGAACAAGCCAGAAATCAATCGAAGCCTGCTGGCATTGTTTCCGTTGCTACCAGTCCAGTTGAG ACTCAAAGCGACGATGAAAGACAACAACAATTACGTGAAAGAGCAAGACGTTTGATAGCAGAAGTAAAAATGGGTGTTAATGTTAATCCAAGtcaaaataatgatgataataatagtgatagAAGATCAATGGATGATCAAAATAATAGTCCAAGAAGAAGTGTTACACCATCCACACCTGGAGATAGATTAAGCATAAAG tcCGAGTATAATGGAAATATATTAGGTAATACAAGTGACGTGGAAAAGAAAACTGGCTCGCCTTTGTATTCGTTCTCTAAAATCATAGAAAGAATTTCTCCTGATAAAACTAGTCCTGATAGAACTCCGTATTCTCTTAGAGGC TTGGGTAAAGATATGACATCATATATTCAAAACGAACTCGAAGCTTTGGAGAGAGAACAAACTCAGATAGATATACAAGCTGGTAAACTTGAGAAACAACTCAGAGCTGCCATGGAAAGTGATAATGAAGATGAAACTGAAAGACTGATGTCTCTATGGTTTACGCttgttaataagaaaaatgcttTATTGAGAAGGCAAatgcaattaaatatatt agaaaaagaagatgatttAGAACGTCGTTTCGAACTTTTAAATCGGGAATTAAGAAGCATTCTTGCTGTGGAAGATTGGAGAAAGACAACTGAACAAAAAATGCGTGAAAATTTATTGTTGGAAGAATTAGTGTCAATTGTTAACAAAAGAGATGAGTTAGTGCATCATCTTGATACTCAAGAAAGAGC TATCGAGGATGACGATGAAATAGAACGCGATTTATCACGAGCAGGTTTAGCTcagcgaaataaaaattgtgtcGTGCAATGA
- the LOC122632344 gene encoding probable cytochrome P450 6a14: MIVEWILLKLFGVLFFMIIGLYLYFKLIVFNFWRRKGVLYEKPTFPTGNIATAIFNKKSIHNIFEEIYIKYKSYPFVGVYSFFKPILVINDPNLIRFVMTKEFSSFHDRGMYCNEKIDPLSGHLFLLPGTKWRNLRIRLTPTFTSGKIKYMFKTLQENGLLLEKFLEKKAREKEEIEIKEIFACFFTDIIMSTAFGINCNCLEYPESEFRYWGKRIVKPRPLINTIMIFASKIMEIFSIPLNDKEASRFFLKVFKETVHYRDKHNVERHDFLNLIMQLMKNGYVKSVEENRTNPDKDTSIIDIIKLEKFNMSEAAAQAFVFYLAGFETTSSTVTFCLYELALNQDIQKKTQEEIDRVLKKHGGISYNAINEMTYLQMVVYETLRKYPPLPILNRICTKDIKLPNSDIVIPEGIAVLIPLFGIHRDPNIYPEPEKFIPERFTEEQIRSRHQYTYLPFGEGPRICIGMRFALMQTKVALMNALNKFEFLPGPKTPRKLELTVGTVILNTKCDMYLQIQQRSYIQKKTQEEIDRVLKKHGGISYNAINEMTYLHMVVCETLRKYPPLPILNRICTKDIKLPNSNVVIPEGTAVIIPILGIHRDSNIYPEPEKFIPERFTEEQIRARHHYAYLPFGEGPRICIGMRFGLIQTKVALTNALAKFVFLPGSKTQKKLDFVAGIITLGTKDGIYLQIQHRS, from the exons atgatagtCGAATGGATATTATTGAAGTTATTTGgtgttttgtttttcatgaTAATTggattatatttgtattttaagtTAATTGTTTTTAACTTTTGGCGAAGAAAAGGTGTATTATACGAGAAACCAACGTTTCCAACTGGAAATATTGCCActgcaatttttaataaaaaatccattc AcaatattttcgaagaaatttacaTCAAGTACAAATCGTATCCTTTTGTTGGAGTATATTCGTTTTTCAAACCAATTCTCGTGATCAATGATCCCAATTTGATACGTTTCGTGATGacgaaagaattttcaag TTTCCATGATCGTGGAATGTACTGCAACGAAAAGATCGATCCACTTTCAGgacatttgtttcttttacctGGGACCAAATGGAGAAATTTACGTATACGTTTGACACCTACTTTTACGTcaggaaaaattaaatatatgtttaaaacTTTACAAGAGAATGGACTTCTGTTGgaaaaatttctcgaaaagaaagctcgtgagaaagaagaaatcgaaataaaagaaatttttgctTG TTTTTTCACAGATATCATAATGTCTACTGCGTTCGGAATAAATTGCAATTGTCTGGAATACCCAGAGTCAGAATTTCGTTATTGGGGTAAGAGAATAGTCAAGCCGAGACCTTTGATAAATACGATAATGATATTTGCTTCtaaaataatggaaattttCTCGATACCACTTAACGATAAAGAAGCGtctagattttttttaaaagttttcaaaGAGACTGTGCATTATCGAGACAAACACAACGTCGAGAGACATGATTTCCTTAACTTGATAATGCAATTGATGAAGAATGGATACGTTAAGAGCGTCGAAGAGAACAGAACTAATCCGGACAAAGATACATCCA ttatcgacaTAATCAAActagaaaaattcaatatgtCGGAAGCTGCAGCTCAAgcatttgttttctatttggCTGGTTTCGAAACTACGTCGTCGACGGTGACTTTTTGCCTTTACGAATTGGCCTTGAATCaagatattcaaaaaaaaacgCAGGAGGAAATCGATAGAGTTTTAAAAAAACACGGAG GCATCTCGTACAACGCTATCAATGAGATGACTTATCTTCAAATGGTCGTATACG AAACCTTAAGGAAGTATCCACCTTTACCTATTTTAAATCGTATATGTACCAAGGATATTAAACTACCTAATTCTGATATCGTCATACCTGAAGGCATTGCTGTACTTATTCCTCTTTTTGGAATACATAGGGATCCTAATATTTATCCCGAAccagaaaaatttattcctgAACGATTCACGGAAGAACAAATTCGTAGCAGACATCAATATACCTATTTGCCGTTTGGAGAAGGACCACGAATATGTATTG GTATGAGGTTTGCACTGATGCAAACGAAAGTTGCTCTTATGAATGCTTTGAACAAATTTGAATTTCTACCAGGACCAAAAACTCCAAGGAAACTCGAATTAACGGTAGGAACCGTAATACTGAATACGAAATGTGACATGTATCTTCAAATCCAGCAAAGATCAta TATTCAAAAAAAAACGCAGGAGGAAATCGATAGAGTTTTAAAAAAACACGGAGGTATCTCGTATAACGCTATTAATGAGATGACTTATCTTCATATGGTCGTATGCG AAACCTTAAGGAAGTATCCACCTTTGCCTATTTTAAATCGTATATGTACCAAGGATATTAAACTACCTAATTCTAATGTCGTCATACCTGAAGGTACTGCTGTGATTATTCCTATTCTTGGAATACATAGAGATTCTAATATATATCCCGAACCAGAGAAATTTATTCCTGAACGATTCACGGAAGAACAAATTCGTGCTAGACACCATTATGCCTATTTGCCATTTGGAGAAGGACCAAGAATATGTATTG GTATGAGATTCGGTCTGATTCAAACGAAAGTTGCCCTTACGAATGCCTTGGCGAAGTTTGTATTTTTGCCAGGATCAAAAACGCAGAAGAAGCTCGATTTCGTGGCAGGAATTATAACATTAGGTACGAAAGATGGCATATATCTTCAAATCCAACATAGATCataa
- the LOC122632664 gene encoding late embryogenesis abundant protein, group 3-like, with translation MKTLALMLALICAVQCGPAKTKKQVREREADSYEYAYAAPESVLLDSHLLQVDSVAVPSGTHLSEHRPSRPGYSVGGPLASIAQGAAEQAHTQLGNQHSAAGQAAFVAKNTLAQAAAQSAATAAAALAGKQIIVMGLEQQSRDAHVAVDGEKLQLQQAQRAATAAQNTAQQAMHQVQVITAALNAAQATADHASQAAAEAQAELAAQTTMVGQAKARAETIEEQLNAARVDFEATQAAAQKAANAASAAQSNAAAAAAHAANAAAANVAAASANSHSSGAHGSLVAHLGEPLTNAVPVDAYDYKSAVYHY, from the coding sequence atgaagaccCTCGCATTGATGTTGGCATTGATATGTGCGGTCCAATGTGGTCCAgctaaaacaaagaaacaagtaCGCGAACGAGAAGCGGATAGTTATGAGTACGCTTACGCAGCTCCAGAATCAGTGTTATTAGATTCTCATCTCTTACAAGTAGATTCAGTGGCTGTGCCCAGTGGTACTCACTTATCAGAACACCGTCCATCTCGGCCAGGTTATAGCGTGGGTGGTCCTTTGGCAAGTATCGCTCAAGGTGCAGCTGAACAGGCTCACACGCAATTAGGAAATCAACATTCAGCGGCTGGACAGGCAGCTTTCGTGGCTAAGAACACGTTGGCTCAGGCAGCGGCACAGTCAGctgcaacagcagcagcagctttAGCAGGCAAACAGATCATCGTGATGGGTCTCGAACAACAATCGAGAGATGCTCACGTTGCCGTCGATGGTGAAAAACTTCAACTACAACAAGCCCAACGTGCTGCTACGGCTGCACAAAATACTGCTCAACAAGCGATGCATCAGGTCCAAGTAATTACTGCAGCTTTGAACGCTGCTCAAGCTACTGCTGATCACGCTAGTCAGGCTGCAGCCGAAGCTCAAGCTGAATTAGCTGCTCAAACTACTATGGTTGGTCAGGCCAAGGCTCGTGCAGAAACAATCGAGGAACAACTCAATGCAGCTCGTGTCGATTTCGAAGCAACCCAAGCAGCCGCTCAAAAAGCTGCAAACGCTGCATCAGCCGCCCAATCGAATGCTGCTGCTGCAGCAGCTCACGCCGCaaatgctgctgctgctaaCGTTGCAGCTGCCTCAGCTAACAGTCATTCCAGCGGTGCTCATGGTAGTCTTGTTGCTCACTTAGGCGAACCCCTTACGAACGCTGTACCCGTTGATGCATATGATTACAAATCTGCGGTTTATCATTATTga
- the LOC122632345 gene encoding myosin heavy chain, embryonic smooth muscle isoform-like, which yields MHDHSYFSYADDRNVRLVENGPSCHAKNPKKTIEKATNIAQKAAEEAKAASEAQNMAGQQAAHQVKAQLAEKALQAARAAEAALSGKEAIVQQLEEEVRESETVVEEEMGSLQQAKSNVNAAIEAAKESQDQLKTLTRAMQTAKGNAANSKMAADGAQRSLHEKEELLEAAKRRLEELTSELRAAKQDLANTNRAAAQANEAAHEAKANAGRNKRKSLLRSRSSESSNRKYRQTGKNKIERKRRRRRKRRKLDVIPKNSHQIVGIAQKAAEDAKAAQDAQNPAGAQASRQVKSQLASKAMQAAKAADAALAAKEAIVEQLEREAKETETVIQEESSSLQLTQENANSAMKAARQAQEQIKTIAQAIQIANVNMGNARTTAEGAKRELEEKEDLLEASKERVEELVKRLQTAKAELAETKRAADMATEAARQAKINTDRNRRGKNFF from the exons ATGCACGATCATTCATATTTTAGTTATGCTGATGATCG GAATGTTCGGTTAGTGGAAAATGGTCCATCTTGTCATGCAAAAAACCCGAAAAAAACTATTGAGAAAGCTACCAACATTGCTCAGAAAGCTGCAGAGGAAGCTAAAGCTGCCTCAGAAGCTCAAAATATGGCTGGTCAGCAAGCAGCACATCAA GTGAAAGCACAATTGGCAGAGAAGGCATTGCAAGCTGCAAGAGCTGCTGAAGCAGCATTGTCAGGGAAAGAAGCAATAGTTCAgcaattagaagaagaagtgagGGAATCCGAAACGGTAGTTGAAGAAGAAATGGGGTCTTTACAACAAGCGAAATCTAACGTTAATGCTGCTATTGAAGCCGCTAAAGAGTCACAAGATCAg CTGAAGACACTCACACGTGCGATGCAAACGGCAAAGGGAAATGCAGCGAATTCCAAAATGGCGGCTGATGGTGCACAAAGATCACTacatgagaaagaagaattactCGAGGCGGCAAAAAGACGTCTCGAGGAACTGACCAGCGAATTACGAGCTGCTAAACAAGATTTAGCGAATACAAATCGCGCTGCGGCCCAAGCAAATGAGGCTGCTCACGAAGCAAAGGCCAACGCAGGCCGCAACAAAAGGAAGTCGTTGTTACGCTCGAGATCCTCCGAGAGTTCAAACCGGAAGTATCGACAAactggaaaaaataaaatagaaaggaaaagaagaagaagaagaaagagaaggaa ATTAGATGTGATTCCAAAAAATTCACATCAAATCGTCGGTATCGCTCAAAAAGCTGCAGAGGATGCCAAAGCTGCACAGGATGCACAAAATCCTGCGGGTGCACAAGCATCTCGTCAA GTAAAAAGTCAGCTAGCAAGTAAAGCGATGCAAGCAGCGAAAGCAGCAGATGCAGCACTTGCTGCGAAAGAAGCAATAGTGGAGCAACTCGAACGAGAGGCAAAGGAAACAGAGACTGTAATCCAGGAAGAAAGTTCATCACTCCAACTTACTCAAGAAAACGCGAATTCTGCTATGAAAGCAGCAAGACAGGCTCAAGAGCAG ATCAAGACGATAGCACAAGCGATACAAATAGCGAATGTGAATATGGGAAATGCACGAACAACCGCTGAAGGTGCAAAAAGGGAGcttgaggaaaaagaagatctaCTGGAGGCATCCAAAGAAAGGGTGGAAGAACTAGTGAAGCGATTGCAAACGGCAAAAGCCGAACTGGCGGAGACGAAGCGAGCAGCCGACATGGCAACCGAGGCTGCACGACAGGCTAAGATTAATACGGATAGAAACAGACGTGGAAAGaactttttttaa